The proteins below come from a single Arthrobacter sp. zg-Y1171 genomic window:
- a CDS encoding amino acid permease produces the protein MSTVPGSGGSVLRRKPIEEIDEEKTGNKLFKSLGLWQLTAIGVGGIIGVGIFTLAGLVANGGPDAAPVGPAVLLSFLVAGLASAAAALSYAEFAGLVPRAGSAYTYGYVALGELIGWFIGWDLLLEYTAIVAVVAIGISGYFTEFLAGFGIEMPIWMQGTGDTVEGGLINLPAAVVCLFITWILSRGTKTFGRFELVAVGLKVLLIVFIVGLGFFYINADNYTPFLPSGFGAVFTGAATVFFAVFGYDAMSTAAEEATDGKKHMPKAILLSLAIAMVLYILATLVLTGMQNYRDISPTAGFASAFQSVGLPVIATVISAFAVLSILTVMLTFLLGVTRVWFAMSRDGLLPGWFAGTDKRGTPQRVTWIAGGTSALLAGFFPIRAVADLTNIGILAAFVVVCVAVIVLRYRQPDAPREFRLPLMPWVPAFGVLASGFLMLQLHWETWLRFGIWLVIGVLVYAFYGYRHSLLNPNSPRHRSLKMNPRPEN, from the coding sequence ATGTCCACAGTCCCCGGCAGCGGCGGTTCCGTCCTTCGCCGCAAGCCCATTGAGGAAATCGACGAGGAGAAAACCGGCAACAAGCTGTTCAAGAGCCTTGGCCTCTGGCAGCTGACGGCCATCGGCGTGGGCGGCATCATCGGCGTCGGGATCTTCACCCTCGCCGGACTGGTGGCCAACGGCGGTCCCGACGCCGCCCCCGTGGGCCCGGCCGTGCTGCTCTCCTTCCTGGTCGCCGGCCTGGCCAGCGCCGCGGCGGCCCTGTCCTACGCCGAGTTCGCCGGACTGGTGCCCCGCGCCGGGTCCGCCTACACCTACGGGTACGTGGCGCTGGGTGAACTGATCGGGTGGTTCATCGGCTGGGACCTGCTGCTGGAATACACCGCAATCGTGGCAGTGGTGGCCATCGGCATCTCCGGCTACTTCACCGAGTTCCTCGCCGGTTTCGGCATCGAGATGCCCATCTGGATGCAGGGAACCGGGGACACGGTGGAGGGCGGGCTGATCAACCTGCCCGCCGCCGTCGTCTGCCTGTTCATTACCTGGATCCTCAGCCGCGGCACCAAGACCTTCGGACGCTTTGAACTGGTGGCCGTGGGCCTGAAAGTCCTGCTCATCGTGTTCATCGTGGGACTGGGGTTCTTCTACATCAACGCGGACAACTACACCCCGTTCCTGCCCAGCGGTTTCGGGGCGGTGTTCACCGGGGCAGCCACCGTCTTCTTTGCCGTCTTCGGCTACGACGCCATGAGCACCGCCGCCGAGGAAGCCACGGACGGCAAGAAACACATGCCCAAAGCCATCCTGCTCTCCCTGGCCATCGCGATGGTCCTGTACATCCTCGCCACGCTGGTACTGACCGGAATGCAGAATTACCGGGACATCAGCCCGACCGCCGGTTTCGCCTCCGCGTTCCAATCCGTCGGGCTGCCCGTCATCGCCACCGTCATTTCAGCCTTCGCTGTGCTGTCCATCCTTACCGTGATGCTTACGTTCCTGCTCGGCGTGACCCGGGTGTGGTTCGCCATGAGCCGGGACGGGCTGCTTCCGGGCTGGTTCGCCGGAACGGACAAGCGGGGCACGCCGCAGCGGGTGACCTGGATCGCCGGCGGCACTTCCGCTTTACTGGCCGGATTCTTCCCCATTCGTGCCGTGGCAGATCTGACCAACATCGGCATCCTCGCCGCGTTCGTGGTGGTTTGCGTGGCAGTGATTGTGCTGCGCTACCGTCAGCCGGACGCCCCGCGGGAGTTCAGGCTCCCGCTGATGCCGTGGGTACCGGCGTTCGGCGTCCTCGCCTCGGGGTTCCTGATGCTGCAGCTGCACTGGGAAACCTGGCTGCGTTTCGGTATTTGGCTGGTCATCGGGGTGCTGGTTTACGCGTTCTACGGGTACAGGCATTCCCTGCTGAATCCAAACAGTCCGCGGCATCGGAGCCTCAAGATGAATCCCCGGCCGGAAAACTGA
- a CDS encoding DUF1622 domain-containing protein: protein MDFQHLIESVGELMDLAGVAAIVLGAVAATIAAAAAAMRRRGPVYEEYRQRLGRSILLGLELLVAADIIRTVAVTPTFESVGILAIIVLIRTFLSYSLQLEVTGSLPWKRPAGELKNKNE from the coding sequence ATGGACTTTCAGCATTTGATCGAATCCGTGGGGGAATTGATGGACCTGGCGGGAGTAGCCGCCATCGTCCTGGGTGCCGTGGCAGCCACCATCGCTGCTGCCGCCGCTGCGATGCGCCGGCGCGGCCCGGTCTATGAGGAATACCGGCAGCGGCTGGGGCGAAGCATTCTGCTCGGACTGGAGTTATTGGTGGCTGCAGACATTATCCGCACGGTGGCTGTGACCCCTACCTTCGAGTCGGTGGGAATACTCGCCATAATCGTGCTTATCCGCACGTTTTTAAGTTATTCGCTGCAGCTGGAAGTCACCGGTTCCCTGCCATGGAAGCGTCCGGCAGGAGAACTCAAGAACAAGAACGAATAA
- a CDS encoding DUF5684 domain-containing protein, with product MINPVSILPSVLSASEFSTTTQETTIGVGALVGSMLVFGIIGFVISGLAMMGMFKKAGRKTWEAFIPVYSTVVLFRIAGMSGWWILALAVPVLNIVAAVLLAINLAKVFGQGVLIAVLIIFFGLFVYFYLSYGSARYFGPQASKGPFDLAKNPNQPAYAPAGH from the coding sequence ATGATCAATCCAGTCTCGATTCTTCCGTCTGTTCTTTCTGCCTCCGAATTCAGCACAACTACGCAGGAAACAACCATTGGGGTCGGCGCCCTCGTTGGCTCCATGCTCGTGTTCGGCATCATCGGCTTCGTTATCAGCGGCCTGGCCATGATGGGGATGTTCAAGAAGGCCGGCCGCAAGACCTGGGAAGCCTTTATTCCCGTCTACTCCACGGTTGTGCTGTTCCGCATCGCCGGCATGTCCGGCTGGTGGATCCTGGCCCTCGCAGTGCCGGTCCTGAACATCGTGGCAGCCGTGCTCCTGGCGATCAACCTTGCGAAGGTGTTCGGCCAGGGCGTCCTGATTGCCGTCTTGATCATTTTCTTCGGCCTCTTTGTGTACTTCTACCTTTCCTACGGCTCCGCCCGGTACTTCGGCCCGCAGGCCAGCAAGGGTCCCTTCGACCTGGCCAAGAACCCGAACCAGCCCGCTTACGCGCCGGCCGGACACTAA